One Thermococcus sp. M36 DNA segment encodes these proteins:
- a CDS encoding AbrB/MazE/SpoVT family DNA-binding domain-containing protein — translation MKESKEPLAKFHTKINVKGQIVLPKRDREVLGLTKDDVVEIIVRKIETSRTEIKILGTAYVVAKLSSRGLITIPEEVRTELKITESSILEILLVGFHKFEDLISPKGKQLLSKLSSKPFRILRPDEEIILLEKANAHYSYSILES, via the coding sequence ATGAAAGAAAGCAAAGAACCACTAGCGAAGTTTCATACCAAGATAAATGTGAAGGGTCAAATAGTCCTGCCTAAAAGAGATCGGGAAGTTTTAGGGTTAACCAAGGACGATGTTGTTGAGATCATCGTCCGAAAGATTGAAACTTCTAGGACTGAAATCAAGATATTAGGGACTGCATACGTGGTTGCAAAATTAAGCTCTCGTGGCCTGATAACCATTCCAGAGGAGGTCAGGACAGAGTTAAAAATAACTGAAAGCTCTATCCTTGAGATATTGCTAGTAGGATTCCACAAGTTTGAGGATTTAATCAGTCCTAAAGGCAAGCAATTGCTTTCAAAGCTTAGCTCCAAACCATTCCGGATTCTCAGACCAGACGAAGAAATAATCTTGCTCGAAAAAGCCAACGCTCATTATTCTTATTCTATCTTAGAGAGTTAG
- a CDS encoding ATP-binding protein — protein MESTHSNWWVPDDFLARLRKKVSPEKLAQYGMNDIRQAYYGPYLGLRLDDGSRAPQFLPYKAGFASHILFLGRSGYGKTSIMRALAEGLYDYFYLNGRKALIIVIEAKYDKPKVQKLKEFRNYIVDHFGYDYLQENYPWLESYLQDYYRKRPLLGKIGDFAFGWPNVEGMMTKVDANHNQFQRHRLKPAIYPSTRIVFRPTRDLSLIAKDNGMNVQVVEGKLSYDRLEVKDLIKFMYVNTQTNYMRLLDIYWGQKRIRDPDRFLKEVIRNEYPPRPGETVEDVLKNSRDRTIANLRTLMTKLKSDRLFTSDPKEEFVRKLTPDRINVIDFSANSHLSEEEEAVIFHNLVSYVTDEFLLKWDIPVIIIADEIQNLARHALGLAAINKIYREGRSLEISLVSGTQYLSGLSKDLVRGATHIGIVGRLASEKDAELLEEILDERFDNGRKPRSLEELFRIRKARRGKGKFSIDCEYTFSIEYRVPKTL, from the coding sequence GTGGAGAGTACACACTCGAACTGGTGGGTTCCAGATGACTTCCTCGCTCGCCTGCGGAAGAAGGTCAGTCCAGAAAAGCTAGCCCAATACGGCATGAACGACATACGCCAAGCCTACTACGGCCCTTACCTAGGCCTGAGGCTCGACGACGGCAGCAGAGCGCCGCAGTTCCTCCCCTACAAAGCAGGCTTCGCCAGCCACATCCTATTCCTCGGCAGGAGCGGCTACGGAAAGACCAGCATCATGAGGGCCCTTGCAGAGGGACTCTACGACTACTTCTACCTGAACGGCAGAAAGGCCCTCATCATAGTCATTGAGGCAAAATACGACAAGCCAAAAGTCCAGAAGCTCAAAGAGTTCAGGAACTACATCGTCGACCACTTCGGCTACGACTACCTCCAAGAAAACTACCCCTGGCTTGAGAGCTACCTACAAGACTACTACAGGAAGAGACCACTCCTTGGCAAGATTGGAGACTTCGCCTTCGGCTGGCCCAACGTTGAGGGCATGATGACCAAAGTCGATGCAAACCACAACCAGTTCCAGAGGCACCGGCTTAAGCCTGCGATCTACCCCTCCACCAGGATAGTCTTCCGGCCCACGAGGGACCTAAGCCTCATAGCCAAGGACAACGGTATGAACGTCCAAGTGGTCGAGGGGAAGCTCAGCTACGACCGCCTCGAGGTGAAGGACCTTATCAAGTTCATGTACGTGAACACTCAGACCAACTACATGCGCCTCCTCGACATCTATTGGGGCCAGAAGAGAATCAGAGACCCTGACCGCTTCTTGAAGGAAGTCATCAGGAACGAGTACCCGCCGAGGCCAGGCGAGACCGTCGAGGACGTCCTGAAGAACTCCCGCGACAGGACGATCGCTAACCTGAGAACCCTTATGACCAAGCTGAAGAGCGACAGGCTCTTCACGAGCGACCCAAAAGAAGAGTTCGTCAGGAAACTAACTCCAGATAGAATCAATGTCATAGACTTCTCCGCGAACTCCCACCTGAGCGAGGAAGAAGAGGCCGTCATCTTCCACAACCTCGTGAGCTACGTCACCGACGAATTCCTCCTCAAGTGGGACATTCCAGTAATCATCATAGCGGACGAGATCCAGAACCTCGCGAGGCATGCCCTCGGCTTAGCAGCCATCAACAAGATATACCGAGAAGGCCGCTCCCTGGAGATCTCCCTGGTTTCTGGCACCCAATACCTCTCGGGCCTGAGCAAGGACCTCGTTAGGGGAGCGACCCACATCGGCATAGTGGGCAGGCTGGCCTCGGAGAAAGATGCAGAGCTTCTCGAAGAGATTCTTGACGAGCGCTTTGATAACGGCAGGAAGCCCCGCTCCCTCGAGGAGCTGTTTAGAATCAGAAAAGCCCGGCGCGGGAAGGGTAAATTCTCGATAGATTGCGAATACACGTTTAGCATTGAATATCGCGTTCCCAAAACCCTGTGA